Proteins from a single region of Antechinus flavipes isolate AdamAnt ecotype Samford, QLD, Australia chromosome 2, AdamAnt_v2, whole genome shotgun sequence:
- the FAM136A gene encoding protein FAM136A — protein sequence MAESQQLRVQEAVDTMVKGLERENIRKMQGTMFRCSASCCEDTQASMQQVHQCIERCHAPLAQAQALVTSELEKFQDRLARCTMHCNDKAKDLMDAGSKEQQVKRQLESCVTKCVDDHMHLIPTMTKKMKDSLASIAK from the exons ATGGCGGAATCGCAGCAGCTGCGGGTGCAGGAAGCGGTGGACACCATGGTGAAAGGGCTGGAGCGGGAGAATATCCGCAAGATGCAG GGTACCATGTTCCGGTGCAGTGccagttgttgtgaggataccCAGGCCTCCATGCAGCAGGTTCATCAGTGCATTGAGCGCTGCCACGCTCCCTTGGCCCAGGCCCAGGCTCTTGTGACCAGTGAACTGGAAAAATTCCAG GACCGCCTGGCTCGATGCACCATGCACTGCAATGACAAAGCCAAAGACTTGATGGATGCTGGGAGCAAGGAGCAACAGGTGAAGAGGCAGCTAGAATCCTGTGTGACCAAATGTGTTGATGACCACATGCACCTCATCCCCACCATGACTAAGAAGATGAAGGATTCCCTGGCATCTATTGCAAAATAG